The Lysobacter oculi genomic sequence CCAAGTCCACGAACGCGCCGTAATCGGTCAGGTTCTTGACGACACCCTTCAGCTTGGCGCCCTCGACCAGCTTCTCGAGCAGCTGCTCGCGCTCTTCCGAATGCTCGCTCTCGACCACCGCGCGGCGGGACACGACCACGTTGTTGCGCTTGCGGTCCAGCTTGATGAGCTTGAACTCGAGTTCCTTGCCCTCGAGGTAGACCGGGTCACGGACCGGACGCACATCGACCAGCGAACCCGGCAGGAATGCGCGGACGTCCTTGATGTCGACGGTGAAGCCGCCCTTGACCTTGCCACTGATGCGGCCGGTGATGATGTCGCCCTTCTCGAGCGCCTCTTCCAGCTCGTCCCACACCATGGCGCGCTTGGCCTTCTCGCGCGACAGCACGGTTTCGCCGAAGCCGTTCTCGATGGCGTCCAGCGCCACCTTCACCTGGTCGCCGATGCCGACGTCGATCTCGCCCGCATCGTTCCGGAACTGTTCGATCGGCACGATGCCTTCGGACTTCAGGCCGGCGTTGATCACCACCACGTCGTTGCGGACATCGACGACGGTGCCGACGACGATCGCGCCCGGCTTCAGCTTGGCCAGATGGGTCTGGCTCTGTTCAAACAGTTCGGCAAATGATTCAGTCATTTCTGGTTACTCTGGTTGGTATCCGGATGCAGGCAGCGTTTCGTGCGATGCGCGCATCCACCCGTTATCGGCGCGGGCGGGATTGCCCCTTGGCCGTGAGTGTTGGATGGTGGGAAACCGCCGGCCTCGCGACCGACGGAGCATTTCTGCGGGGTTTGAACGACGCGTGGCGCGTTACGGCGTGATGCCGTTTCCACGCACGTGGGCCAGCACGCGGGCCACCACCGCCTCGATGCCGATGCCGGTGGTGTCGATGAGGACAGCCTCCGGCGCGGGCCTGAGCGGCGCGACCGCCCGGTTGGCGTCACGCTCGTCACGGGCGACGATCTCGCCCAGCAGACTGTCCAGATTAACCGAAACCCCTTTTTGCATCAACTGCTTATGGCGTCTTTCGGCCCGTTCGCGGGCGCTCGCGGTAAGGAATACCTTGAAAGCCGCATCGGGGAAGATGACCGTGCCCATGTCGCGGCCATCGGCCACCAGCCCGGGCACCTGTCGGAAACCGTGCTGCATCTCCACCAGCGCGGCCCGCACGCCGGGCTTGGCGGCGATGCTGGAGGCGGCTGCACCGGTGGTTTCCAGCCGCAGCTGGTCGGTGGCGTCCTGGTCGTTGACCAGCACGCGCGGCTCGCCATCGGGCGCGTCGGCGAAGCGGATGCGTGTACGGCGGGCGCAGGCCTCGACCGCGGCATCATCGTCCAGATCCACGCCTTCCCAGGCCGCGGCGACGCCCACCGCCCGGTACAGGGCGCCGGAATCCAGGTAGTGCCAGCCGAGCGCTTCGGCGACCAGGCGGCTGATGGTCCCCTTGCCGGAACCGGAGGGGCCATCGATGGTGAGGACGGGAACGGACGAGGTCGGCTGCATGGGCCACAGTATGGCGGAGCGCCCCGCCCGCGGTCACCGCCCGGCCGCCGCCCCGGGCCGGTTCACGCAACTACTTGAACCTCCGAAATATTTCCCGCTACAATGTCGGGCTAGCTGTATTCCATCCGTTTCAATCTGCCGAGGTTTCATCATGAAGGTCCTGTCCTCACTGAAGTCGGCGAAGACCCGTCACCGCGACTGCAAGGTCGTTCGCCGCCGTGGCAAGGTCTTCGTGATCTGCAAGTCCAACCCGCGTTTCAAGGCGCGCCAGCGCTGATATCCGCGAGGCGCCGGCCCATGCCGGACGCTTGCACGAAAGCCGCCGCAAGGCGGCTTTTTCGTTTCCGGCCCATTTGCACGCGTTCGCGGCACGTGGACCGGCGATGCCCTTAGAATCGGCTGAACCCAGACCCCGGACCCGCCATGCGCCTGATCACTGTTGCCCTCGCCGCTTCCGGCCTGCTGCTCGCCGCCGTGCCCGCCACGACCCGCGCCGACACCCTGCTGGTCGACCGCGTGAAGGAGGAAGCCGGCATCCCCAAGCCCGTGCGTGGCATGTCGATGGCGGACGTCGAGCGCCGCTTCGGTGCGCCGCAGTCCCGTCTTGATCCGCGTGGCGGCCAGAAGCGCCAGTGGCCGACCATCAACCGCTGGGTCTATCCGGCCTACGTGGTCTATTTCGAGCGCAGCAAGGTGATCGACGTGGTGCTGACCCAGGTCGGCCCGACCGAAGTCGGCCCGCGCCCGGTCCGCTGATCCCGCCCTTCGCTTCCCGATGACCGCCGCCTCGCGCGGCGCAGCCAGCATTACCCGATGACCCAGAATTTCCGTTTCCCGGCCGAGTGGGAGCCCCAGTCGGCCATCCTCATCGCCTGGCCCACCGCCGACACCGACTGGGCGCCGCGCCTGGGCGAGGTCGAGGACGCGTACATCGCGCTGGTGGCGGGCATCACCCGTTTCCAGCCGGCCATCGTGATCGTGGCCGATGACGATGTGGAGGCCTACGCGCAGGCGCGCCTGCAGAGCAACCGCATCGACATGTCGAAGGTGCGCTTCGTCACCGCGCCCTATGACGACACCTGGCTGCGCGACAGTGGCCCGATCACCCTCCGTGATGGCGAACGTTTCCGGCTGATGGATTTCCGCTTCACCGGCTGGGGCGGCAAGTACGGCGCCAGCGACGACGACCGGATCATCGAGCGGCTGCAGGACGATGGCGTGTTCGGTGACGCGGCGCGCGAGCCGGTCGATTTCGCGCTGGAAGGTGGCGCGATCGAGACCGACGGCACCGGCACCCTGCTCACCACCTGGCGCTGCCTGCATGAACGCCATCCCGATGCCTCGCGCGAGGAACTCACCGCGAAGCTGTCCGGCTGGCTGCGGCAGGACCGCGTGCTGTGGCTCGACCACGGCTATCTGGAAGGCGACGACACCGACGCCCACATCGACACCCTCGCCCGCCTGGCGCCGGATGACGCGATCGTGTTCCAGGCCTGCGACGACCCGACCGACGCGCACTTCGCCGAACTCAAGGCGATGGCCGACGAGATCGCCGCGCTGCGCACCCGCGACGGCCAGCCGTATCGCCTGTTCCCGCTGCCGTGGGCGCAGCCGATCCTCGACGGCGAGCGCCGGCTGGCGGCGAGCTACGCCAACTTCCTGATCCTCAATGGCGCGGTGTTGATGCCCAGCTACGGCGATGACGCCGATGATCGCGCCGCCGCCGTGCTGGCCGAGGCCTTCCCCGGCCGCGAGATCGTGCAGATCGATTGCCGCCCGATCATCTGGCAGAACGGCAGCCTGCACTGCCTGACCATGCAGCTGCCGCAAGGCCTGGGCTGACTACTCCTTGCCGAGGCAGGGACGCTCGGCGGCGACATCAGCCAACGCGCGGGCCTGCTCGTTCTGCGCCGGCGAAGGCGGTACCTGCCCGATCAGGCAACTGCCGCTCTGCGCGAGCTTGACCACCAGCAGATAGGACGTGGTGAGGTCGGGTTTCTCCGGCTGCTCGTAGGCTTCGTAGCGCACGACGAGCGCCTGCGGTGAGACCGCCTCCGGTGCGTATCGCCATTCGGCCTTGGGCCCGAGGTTGCTGAAGGCGCCATTGGCCAGCGACCAGAACGTGAGCGGCTGCGGCTTGCCGTCACCGGCGACGACATCCAGCGACATCCGCGCATCGGAATCGTGCATCTGCAAGGTGAAGCTGTCCATGCCAGGGCAGCGATAGACGGTCGAGCCGCTTTCCGCATCGCGCTTCTGCAGCGTGCAATCGGCGGCGGCGAGGCTGCTGTACTCGCTGCGGACAGCAGGCGCGGATGTGGATGATGTTTCGGAAGCGGAGTCGGCTTCCGGTGCCGCATCGGCAGGCTTCGGCTTGCCCACAGTTGGCGATGTAGCTTCTTCCGCCGCCGCACTGTTCTCCGGCGTGCCACCCGTGGGCGCGCACGCACACAACAGGGCGAAGAAGGTGAGGGGCAACATCCCGCGCATGGCTTTCCTCGATATTCATGGCTTGCCGCTACCATAGTCGTCCCACGCGAATCGAAGCTGACCATGAAGCGGAAGACCCTGCCCGTCGCCCTCATCCAGGACCGCAACCAGGGCGGTGCCGAGGAGAACCTGGCGCTGATCGAGACCCGCGTCGCCGAGGCCGCGAAGTCCGGCGCCAAGCTGGTCCTGCTGCAGGAACTGCACAACGGCCCGTACTTCTGCCAGCACGAATCGGTGGACGAATTCGACCTGGCCGAGACCATTCCCGGCCCCTCCACCGAACGCCTCGGCAAGCTGGCCAAGCAACATGGCGTGGTGCTGGTGAGCTCGCTGTTCGAGAAGCGCGCGACCGGCCTGTACCACAACACCGCGGTGGTCTTTGATGCCGACGGCTCGACCGCCGGCAAGTACCGCAAGATGCACATCCCGGACGACCCGGGCTTCTACGAGAAGTTCTATTTCACGCCGGGTGACATCGGTTTCGAGCCCATCGACACTTCGGTCGGCCGGCTCGGCGTGCTGGTCTGCTGGGACCAGTGGTACCCCGAGGGCGCCCGCCTGATGGCGCTGGCCGGCGCGGAACTGCTGCTCTACCCGACCGCGATCGGTTGGGACCCGGACGACGACCAGGCCGAGAAAACCCGCCAGCGCGACGCCTGGGTGCTGTCGCATCGCGGACATGCGGTCGCCAATGGCCTGCCGGTGCTGTCCTGCAACCGCGTCGGGCATGAGATCTCGCCGCTGGGCGCGTCGGGCATCGACTTCTGGGGCAACTCGCACGTACTCGGGCCGCAGGGCGAGTTCATCGCCGAGGCCGGCACCGAGCCGACGATCCTGCTGGCCGACGTCGACATGGCACGCAGCGAACACGTGCGCCGCATCTGGCCGTTCCTGCGCGACCGCCGCATCGACGCCTACGGCGATCTGACCAAGCGCTACCGGGATTGAGCGTGATGGGCGAAGACAGCACGCCGGCCTTCGACTGGCGCAGCCAGCCGCACGCGGAAATCGAGCGCGACGGCATCCACTACACCCTGCTCGGCACCGCGCATGTGTCGAAGGCAAGCGTGGATGCGGTGAAGTCGGCGATCGACAGCGGCGAGTTCGATGCAGTCGCGGTGGAGCTTGACGCCCAGCGCCATGCGGCGATGAAAAATCCCGACCAGCTGGCGAAGCTCGACCTGGTCAAGGTGATCCGAGAAGGCAAGGTGCCGATGTTCGCGGCCAGCCTGGGCCTGGCCGCCTACCAGCGCCGCCTCGCCGAACAACTCGGCATCGAGCCCGGCGCGGAACTCAAGGCGGCAGCCAGCGAAGCGCAGGCGCGCGGCCTGCCGATGCACCTGATAGACCGCGACGTCGGCCTGACCTTCAAGCGTGCCGGCGAGAAGCTGGGCTGGTGGCGTCGCACGATGTTGGGAAGCGGCATCCTCGCCTCGCTGTTCTTCGACGAGAAGGTCGAGGACGATGCCATCGAGAAGCTCAAGGAAGGCGACATGCTGGAGGCGAGCTTCAGCGAGTTCGCCGCCGACAACCCGGCGCTCTACGAAACCGTCATCGCCGAACGCGACGCCTATATGGCCGCGAAACTGCGCGCGACCGCCGGTGATGCGAAGCGCGTACTGGCGGTGATCGGCGCCGGCCACATGGCGGGCACCGCGCAGCACCTGCGCGAAGACACCGAAGTGCCGGCCGAAGCCCTGGCGCGGCTGGAAGCACTCAAGCCGAAGTCCGGCATCCCGTGGTTCACCCTGTTGCTCGCGACCTTCGTGCTGGGCGGTTTCGCCTACGGGTTCTGGAAAGGTGGCGTGGATGTCGGCACCGACCTCATCGTCTACTGGGTGCTGATCACCGGCGGCCTGGGCGCATTGGGCTGCGCGATCGCCGGCGGGCATCCGCTGTCGATCCTCGGCGCGTTCGTGTCGTCGCCGGTCACGCCGCTGCACCCGGCGCTGGCCTCGGGCACGGTCAGCGCGCTCATCGAAGCCTGGGTGCGCAAACCGACCTATGGCGACTTCATGGCTCTGCGCGACGACGTGCAGAGCATGCGCGGCTGGTGGCGCAACCGCGTGGCCCGCGTGCTGCTCAACTTCTTCCTGACCAGCACCGGCACCGCGATCGGCGTGTGGCTGGGCGGCGCGAAGATGCTGGGCAAGCTGATCGGCTGATTTCCACGGCAACGGCGACGGCCTTCAGTGCGTCGCCGGCATGGCCTCCACGCCTTCCGGCGCCAACCCCCGCGCACGCCGCCACGTCCGCGCGGTATTGGCGCGCCAGTCGTCGAGGATCGCGTAGATCGTCGGCAGGAACAGCAGGCTGACAATGGTCGAGAACGCCAGCCCACCGGCGATGGCACGCGCCATCGGGTAGTAGGCCGGACCGTCGCCGGCCATCTGGGTGCCACCGATGGCGATCGGCACCATCGCCAGGATCGCGGTGCCCATCGTCATCAGGATCGGGCGCAGGCGTTCGCGGCTGCCTTCCACCAGCGCATCGGTGCGACTCATGCCGGCATGACGGTGGTTGTTGATGTGCTCCACCATCACGATGCCGTTGTTCACCACCACGCCCATCAGCACCAGGATGCCGATGAAAGCCATGATGTTGAACTCGGTGCCGGTGATGAAGAACAGCCAGTACACGCCGAAGATCGAGAACAGCACGCCGCTCATGATCGCCGCCGGGAACAGCAGCGACTCGAACACCGCCGCCATCACCACGTAGATCATCACCAGCGCGATGACCAGGTTGAACATCATCTGTTTCATCGCCTCGCCCTCGTCCATGAAGCTCACGCGGTCGAAGGTGTAGCTGTAACCCGCCGGCCAACCGACCTTGGACAGCGTCTCCTCCATCGCCTTGCGGGCATCAGGCATGACGACCTTCGGTGCCAGGTTGGCGGTGATGGTGAGCGTGGTCTGGCGGTTGGTGCGCTGGATGACGCTGGCGGCCGGGCTCGCCATGATATCGACCATCGCCATCAGCGGCACATCGCGGCCATCCTTGGAACGCACGGTGAACGCGGCCAGGTCGCGCGTCGAGTACTCGTCGGCACCGGCAAAGCGCACCGTCACCGGCACTTCGGTATCGCCACGGCGGAACTCACGCAGCGGCGAACCACGCAGCGCCATCGCCACCCACTGCGCCACTTCCTGCGCGCCGAAACCGAAGGCCGCCGCGCGTTCGCGATCCACCCGCACCACCAGCTCGGTGTTCTGGTCGCCGCTGTCCACTCGCACATCGCGCAACTGCGGCAGGCGCGAGAGGATCGGCACCACGTCGGCGGAGAGATCGTTGAGCGTCTGGGTGGAATCGCCGACCAGCCGCACCTCGATCTTCTTGTTGTCCATGTCGCTGCCCGGCCCGCCCTGCTGGCCGATGCCGATCTTGGCGCGTGCCGACTTCGGCATGTCCTTGCGCATCTCTTCGGTGATGCGTTCGGTGAGCTCAGGCGCCTTGCTGTCCAGCTCCACGTTGGTGCCGGCCCAGCCGCCCTCGGAGAAGCGCGAGGCCACCTGCTTGATGTGGAAGCGCTTGCGGTTGGCGTCCAGGTAGCGCTCGACGCGGGCGATCTCGTCCGACATCTGGTCGCGGGTGTACGCGCCCTGCCACTGGTAGAAGATGTTGATCTCGCCGGCATCGTCGCCGCCGAACATGTTGGACTTGGTCAGCGCCGCCGGGATCACGCTGATGGCGATGATCAGCAGGATGCCCATCACCGACTTGCCGCGATGTTCCAGCGTCCAGCGCAGGAAATGCGCGTAGCGGTCCTGCAGGCGATGGATGAAGCCGCGTTGCGAGGCCACCGCCGGCGGCGTCTTGAGCCGCGCCGAGAGCATCGGGATCAGGCTCACCGCCACCAGCCATGACGCCAGCAGCGAGACACTGATGGTGATCGCGATCTGCGCCATGTAGATGCTGATCATGTTGCGGTCGCCGAACAGGTTCGGCACGAACACGATGCAGTGGCAGAGCGTGCCCGCCGACAGCGCGATGGCGACATGGCGCGTGCCGATGATCGACGCCAGCCGCGGCTGGTCCGGCATCTTCTCGCGTTCCTGGTAGATGGATTCGACCACCACCACCGCGTTGTCGACCAGCATGCCGATGGCGAGCAGCAGCCCCATCATCGACAGGATGTTGAGCGTGACGCCGGCGAAGTACATGAAGCCGAGCGTCATGATGAAACAGATCGGAATGGCCAGCGTCACCATCAACGTGGCGCGCCAGTCGCGCAGGAAGAAGTACAGCACCAGCACCGACAGCAGCAGGCCGATGGCCCCGGCTTCGGCCAGGCTCGCCAGCGAACCGATCACCGCCTCGCCCTGGTCCTCGGTCACCTGGATGTCGATGCCGCGCGCACCGGCATCCTGCTTGATGACCTCCAGTTCCTTCGCGACCTCGCGCGTCATCTGCACCAGGTTGGCGTCGCGTTCCTTGTAGATGTCGATGCCGACCGCCGGACGGCCATCGAGCCGGCGGCCATAGCGCATGTCCACCGGCTTGAGGTGGACGTCGGCGACATCGGCCAATCGCGTGCCGCGCTGGTCCAGCACCAGCGAGCGCAGCTGGTCGAGGTCGGTCAGCTCGCCCTGCGGCTGCACGCGCAGCTTGCGCAGGCCGTCGTCGATCTCGCCCGCCGACACCGAGAAATTGAGCGTGCGCAGCTTGGCCGCCAGCGCATCCAGACCGATGCCGCTGGCCGACAGGCGATCGGGCAGCACCGCGATTTCCACCTCGTTCTGCGCTGCGCCCTGGATCTCCACCTTGGCCACGCCGGGAATGCGTTCGATGCGGCGCTTGAAGGTGCGGTCCAGCCGGTCGTACTCGCGGGTCATGTCCAGCGTCTTGCTGGACAGGCGCAGGCTCACGGCGGCCTCGTCCGAACTCGACCACTTGAACACCATGTAGCGGCGCAGGTCGTCCGGAAGGTCGTTGCGGATGGCGTCGATGCGCTCGCGTGCATCCGCCGTGGCGATGGCGATGTCGCGGCTCCAGTCGGAGAACTGCATGAACACGCCCGCGCTTTCCGACGTCGCGTTGCCCTGCATCGACTTCACGCCGGTCATCGTCGAAAGCGTCTCTTCCACCGGGCGCAGGATGCTGCGTTCGGTTTCCTCCGGCGTGGAGCCGGCGTAGGGCAGCATCACGTAGATGAAGGGCGCCGAGACATCCGGCATCGATTCCAGCGGCAGGCGCACCGCAGCGATCAGCCCGACCACCACCATCGACACGAACAGCATGATGGTGGTGACCGGCCGCTTGATGCTGAGCTCGGCGACACTCATGAGTGGATGATCCCCTGCTCGGCGGCGTCATCGGCCAGCGCGTATTCCAGCGCCTCGCGGTCGTCGCGTTCGCGGCGGCCCTTCTCGGCGTAGTCGGCGTCGGACTTGCGGTCGAGCATGTCGTACACCACCGGGATCACCAGCAACGTCAGCAGCGTGGACACCAGCAGGCCGCCGATCACGGTGATCGCCATCGGGCTGCGCACTTCCGCGCCCTCGCCCACCGCCAACGCCAGCGGCAGGAAGCCGAACAGCGTGCACGCCGTGGTCATGATGATCGGGCGCAGGCGCGAACGTGCGCCTTCCACCAGAGCCTCGCGCTTGGGCACGCCGGCCAGCCGCAGCTGGTTGACCTTGTCGATGAGGATGATCGCGTTCTTCACCACCAGGCCCACCAGCAGGATGAGTCCGATGAAGACCACCACCGACACCGGCGAGCGGGTCAGGAACAGCGCCAGCACCGCACCGACCAGCGCCAGCGGAATGGTGAACAGGATGACGAAGGGATGCAGCAGCGATTCGAACTGCGAAGCCATCACCAGATAGACCAGGAACACCGCCAGCCCGAAGGCGAACAGCAGCGAGCGCACCGAGCTTTCCAGCTCCTCGCCCTGGCCGCCGATATGCAGGCCGATGTCGGCGCCGAGCGGCGACTTGGCCACCATCGACTGCACTTCGTTGACCGCGCCGCCGAGGTCGATGCCTTCCAGGTTGGACGACACCACCGCCACGCGGACCTGGTCGGCGCGATGGATTTCGCTCGGGCCGATGCCGGCTTCCACATCCGCCACCGACGACAGCCGCACCGGCGAACTGGAATTCGGGTTCACCACAAGATTGCGGATGTCCTCCAGCGTGGCGCGCTGGTCGGGCTCAGCGCGCACCAGCACGTCGATCTTGCGGTCGCGGAAGCTGTAACGCGTCGCCACGTTGCCGCGCACCTTGTTCACCACCACGTCGGCGATCTGCCGCGTGGTCAGGCCGATGGCCGCCGCGCGTGCCTGGTCGAAGCGGATCTGGATTTCCGGATAGCCCTGCTCCACCGTCGATTTCACATCGGTGTAGTGCGGGTTGGCGCGCAGCATCGCGGCCAGCCGGCGACCGGCGGCTTCGACCTGGGCGATGTCGCTGCCGGAGACTTCGATCTCCAGCGGCGTGGACAGCGCGAACAGTTCCGGCCGGCTGAAATCGACCTGCGCATCGGCCTGCCCGGCCATCGACTTGCGCAGCGCGTCGGTCAGGCGCGACTCCACCTTGGCATTGCCGCCGTTCTTCATCACCACGGTGAGCTTGGCGATGTTCTCGCCACTCTCGGTCGGGCTGGCGTCCAGCCGCGTGCCGCTGCCACTGACACCGTACAGCGCCTGCACGCCTTCTTCCTTGTCGTGCGCGGCCTGCAGCCGCTTCACCACCGCATCGGTTTCGCGCAGCGGCGTGCCGGGCGGCAGCTTCACCGTCATTTCGAAGCGGTCCTGCGCCAGCTGCGGGATGAGATCCGCGCCGAGCAGCGGCAGCAGCAGCATCGACAACGCAAACGCACCGGAGGCCGAGATCAGCACCAGCGCCGGGCGGTTCAACGCCGCCGGCAGCAGCTTGAGGTAGCTGCGTTCGGCACGCCCGTAAGGCGACATGGCGATGTAGCTGGCCTTGCGCATCACCGGCCCGACGATGCGGGTCAGCCCGCGCCACAGGCGGATCACGCCCCAGGCGAAACCGTAGGCGAGGCGCGAGAACAGCCAGCCGATGCCGCGACCGGCCGCGACGAAGGGCTTCTGCCAGCCGCGCGTCGGCTCGTAGCGCGGATGCGGCGCTTCCTCGCGGAAGGCCAGCGGTGCGCGGCCTTTCAGCGAAGACAGCATCGGGATAAGGGTCAGCGACACCACCAGCGACACCGCGATGGCGATCGCCACGGTCAGTGCCTGGTCGCGGAACAACTGGCCGGCGATGCCTTCCACGAACACCAGCGGCAGGAACACGGCGATGGTGGTGAGGGTGGAGGCGACGACCGCCATCGAGACTTCGCGCGTGCCCTGTATCGCCGCGTCGAGGATGCCGAGCCCGCGTTCGCGCGCCTTGGCGATGGATTCCAGCACCACGATCGAGTCGTCCACCACCAGGCCGGTGGCGAGCGCCAGGCCGCCCAGCGACATCACGTTGAGGCTCAGCCCCAGCTGGCCCATGAAGAAGAAGGTGGTGATGATCGAGACCGGCAGCGACAGTGACACCACGAAGGTGCTCCAGCCGTCGCGCAGGAACAGGAAGATCACCAGGATCGCCAGCAGGCCGCCGATGACCGCATCCAGCTTGACGTCGCTGATGGCGTGGCGGATGAACTGCGACTGGTCGTCGATGGCGGTCAGGGTGACGTCCGGCGGCATCTGCTTGCGGATGGCCGCGAGCGTCTTCTCGATGTTGTCGGCGGTGGACACCGTGTTGGCGTCGCCTTCCTTGTAGATCGCCAGTTCGACCGCCTCGTGCCCGCCCAGGCGGATGATCGCCTCGCGTTCCTTGTGGCCCTGGCTCACGCTCGCCACGTCCTTGAGGCGCAACGGCAGGCCACCTGCCGGTTGGCTGCTGCTGCTCGAAGAACGCTGCAGCAGGCCGGCGGCGGCGAGCGCATTCGCCTCGGCGACGACCGCCGATTGCTGGTCGGCACTCGCACCGTTCGCGCTGCGGGTGGTGAGCATCAGGTTGGCGATGTCGTCCACGCTGGCGAACTGGTTGACCGTGCGCACCAGATAGCGCTGGCTGCCCTCTTCCAGGCGCCCGCCGGACAGGTTGATGTTCTCCTGCTGCAGGCGGTTGATGACGGTGTCGATCGGCAGGTTCAGCGCCGCCAGCTTCTGCTGGTCGATGTCGACCTGGATCTCGTCCTCCAGGCCGCCGGCCACCTTGACCGCGGCCACGCCTTCCACCGGTTCGAGCTTCTTCTTCAGATCGTCGTCGGCGTAGCGGCGCAGGCGGGTCAACGCCGTGGCGTCGTCATCGCTGGCCTTGGTCGCCAGCACCAGCCGCATGATCGGCGCGGTGCTCGGGTTGAAGCGCAGCAGCACCGGCGGCTTGGCTTCAAGCGGCAGCTGCAGCGCTTCCATCTTGTCGCGCACTTCCAGGCTGGCCTTGTCCATGTCGGTGCCCCAGGCGAACTCGAGCACCACGTCGCTCTGCCCGGTGCGCGAGATCGACTTGAGCTTGCGGAGCCCCTTCACCACGCCCACCGCTTCCTCGACCGGCTTGGTGACCAGCGTTTCGATTTCCGCCGGCGCCGCGCCGGTGTACTCGGTGCGGACGGTGACCGTCGGGTAGTTGAGGTCGGGCAGCAGGTTGACCTTGAGGCTCGACAGCGCGATCAGGCCAAACAGCACCAGCGTCACCATCATCATCAGGATGGTCACCCGGCGCCGGGTGGCGAACTCCACCAGGTCGAAACCGCGGGAAGGGGTCATTGGAAGCGCTCCGTCACTTCTTGGCGGCTGCGACCGGCGCGGGCGCGGCGGTAGGCGGCGTGGCGGGGTCGATCACCTGCACGCTGCTGCCTTCGCGCAACGCGGTCTTGCCGGCGGTGACCACCTGCTCGCCCAGTTTCAGGCCTTCGCGCACTTCGACGAACTCGCCATCGGCATAGCCCAGCTTGACCGGCACGCGCATCGCTTTGCCGGCGC encodes the following:
- a CDS encoding efflux RND transporter permease subunit, yielding MTPSRGFDLVEFATRRRVTILMMMVTLVLFGLIALSSLKVNLLPDLNYPTVTVRTEYTGAAPAEIETLVTKPVEEAVGVVKGLRKLKSISRTGQSDVVLEFAWGTDMDKASLEVRDKMEALQLPLEAKPPVLLRFNPSTAPIMRLVLATKASDDDATALTRLRRYADDDLKKKLEPVEGVAAVKVAGGLEDEIQVDIDQQKLAALNLPIDTVINRLQQENINLSGGRLEEGSQRYLVRTVNQFASVDDIANLMLTTRSANGASADQQSAVVAEANALAAAGLLQRSSSSSSQPAGGLPLRLKDVASVSQGHKEREAIIRLGGHEAVELAIYKEGDANTVSTADNIEKTLAAIRKQMPPDVTLTAIDDQSQFIRHAISDVKLDAVIGGLLAILVIFLFLRDGWSTFVVSLSLPVSIITTFFFMGQLGLSLNVMSLGGLALATGLVVDDSIVVLESIAKARERGLGILDAAIQGTREVSMAVVASTLTTIAVFLPLVFVEGIAGQLFRDQALTVAIAIAVSLVVSLTLIPMLSSLKGRAPLAFREEAPHPRYEPTRGWQKPFVAAGRGIGWLFSRLAYGFAWGVIRLWRGLTRIVGPVMRKASYIAMSPYGRAERSYLKLLPAALNRPALVLISASGAFALSMLLLPLLGADLIPQLAQDRFEMTVKLPPGTPLRETDAVVKRLQAAHDKEEGVQALYGVSGSGTRLDASPTESGENIAKLTVVMKNGGNAKVESRLTDALRKSMAGQADAQVDFSRPELFALSTPLEIEVSGSDIAQVEAAGRRLAAMLRANPHYTDVKSTVEQGYPEIQIRFDQARAAAIGLTTRQIADVVVNKVRGNVATRYSFRDRKIDVLVRAEPDQRATLEDIRNLVVNPNSSSPVRLSSVADVEAGIGPSEIHRADQVRVAVVSSNLEGIDLGGAVNEVQSMVAKSPLGADIGLHIGGQGEELESSVRSLLFAFGLAVFLVYLVMASQFESLLHPFVILFTIPLALVGAVLALFLTRSPVSVVVFIGLILLVGLVVKNAIILIDKVNQLRLAGVPKREALVEGARSRLRPIIMTTACTLFGFLPLALAVGEGAEVRSPMAITVIGGLLVSTLLTLLVIPVVYDMLDRKSDADYAEKGRRERDDREALEYALADDAAEQGIIHS